In Ruminococcaceae bacterium BL-4, one DNA window encodes the following:
- the cotJC gene encoding Protein CotJC, which yields MSLIERLNLFKFFIPFNDHILKYGGPHGELGASLRYLSQRYTMPYPELKAILTDIGTEELAHLEMVSTIVYQLTRNLTPEEIKKAGYDAYFVDHTTGIYPVDASGNPFSAATFSVAGDMITDLHENLAAEQKARTTYENILRFADDPDVRDPIKFLRAREIVHFQRFGEGLRIATDRLDSKNFYAFNPEFDR from the coding sequence TTGTCTTTGATCGAGCGTCTGAATCTGTTCAAATTTTTTATTCCCTTTAATGATCACATTTTGAAGTATGGTGGACCTCATGGAGAACTTGGCGCATCGCTGCGTTACCTTTCCCAAAGATACACCATGCCCTACCCAGAGCTCAAAGCGATTCTTACAGATATTGGTACCGAAGAACTAGCCCATCTTGAGATGGTCAGTACCATTGTGTATCAGCTTACACGCAACCTAACTCCAGAAGAAATTAAGAAGGCTGGTTATGACGCTTATTTTGTAGACCATACTACAGGAATTTATCCCGTAGACGCCAGCGGAAATCCATTCAGTGCAGCGACTTTCTCTGTTGCAGGCGATATGATAACGGATCTACACGAAAATCTCGCCGCAGAGCAAAAAGCGCGTACGACTTATGAAAACATTCTGCGTTTTGCAGACGACCCGGATGTCCGGGATCCAATCAAATTCCTACGTGCTCGTGAAATCGTTCATTTTCAGCGTTTCGGCGAAGGATTGCGCATCGCTACCGACCGTTTGGATTCCAAAAACTTTTATGCCTTTAACCCCGAATTTGACCGTTAA
- a CDS encoding Predicted N-acyltransferase, GNAT family, giving the protein MKSIINKKLTPQGKEIRQKVFVEEQGFQKEYDEIDLTAEHLVLYDGDIPKAVGRMFREDPQKPVYTIGRVAVLKEFRGEGLGRVVVEELEQKAKKEGGTAIKLSAQCRVQKFYEKLNYHAVGDVFYDEFCPHICMTKEL; this is encoded by the coding sequence ATGAAGAGTATTATAAATAAAAAATTGACACCGCAAGGAAAAGAAATTCGTCAAAAAGTTTTTGTGGAAGAACAGGGATTTCAAAAGGAATATGATGAGATCGATTTGACGGCAGAGCATTTAGTTTTGTATGATGGAGATATTCCTAAAGCGGTGGGCAGAATGTTTCGAGAAGATCCTCAAAAGCCGGTTTATACAATTGGCAGAGTTGCGGTTTTAAAGGAATTTCGGGGAGAAGGTCTTGGAAGGGTAGTTGTAGAAGAATTAGAGCAGAAAGCTAAAAAAGAAGGCGGTACCGCAATTAAACTTTCTGCGCAATGTAGAGTGCAGAAGTTTTATGAAAAGCTTAATTACCACGCAGTTGGAGATGTTTTTTATGATGAATTTTGTCCGCATATTTGTATGACAAAAGAATTGTAA
- a CDS encoding Cytidylate kinase, producing MHHTILTIGREYGSGGHKVARILSGLLDIPYYDKELIQKAAKNSALDPKDLECVDEHPVSPFLYMDAKEAAHIARYGQTIGDTLYQLQSRIIRQMAEKESCIIVGRCGNYVLRNQPYCLHVFLYAPLPVRIQCVMKRSKISEDEARILVRKTDRMRRSYYNYYTDLRWGGRDQFDLLMDSSVLGIEGTAEMLKAAYQQLAKIPESEMMDRLSKEPSGK from the coding sequence ATGCATCATACGATTTTAACAATCGGCAGGGAATATGGAAGCGGTGGCCACAAGGTGGCTCGAATTCTTTCTGGATTGCTCGATATTCCGTATTATGACAAGGAACTCATTCAAAAAGCAGCAAAGAACAGTGCTCTAGACCCAAAGGACTTGGAGTGTGTAGATGAGCATCCGGTAAGTCCATTTTTGTATATGGATGCGAAGGAAGCAGCTCATATTGCACGTTATGGACAAACGATAGGGGATACTCTTTATCAGCTGCAGTCAAGAATTATTCGTCAGATGGCAGAAAAAGAATCCTGTATTATTGTTGGTCGGTGCGGAAATTATGTCCTTCGCAATCAGCCGTACTGTCTGCATGTATTTCTTTATGCTCCTTTGCCGGTTCGGATTCAGTGTGTTATGAAACGGAGTAAGATTTCTGAGGATGAAGCTAGAATTCTTGTGCGCAAGACGGACCGTATGCGCCGTTCTTATTATAACTATTATACCGATTTACGGTGGGGCGGAAGAGATCAGTTTGACCTTCTAATGGATAGTTCTGTTTTGGGGATAGAAGGGACAGCAGAGATGTTGAAGGCGGCTTACCAGCAGTTAGCCAAAATTCCGGAATCTGAAATGATGGATCGTCTCTCTAAAGAACCATCCGGAAAATGA
- a CDS encoding Cytidylate kinase: protein MNIITISRQYGSGGREIGKKLANKLQVPFFDKELIIMAAKKSGMSEEVFKSVDERAASSFLYSLWMNGYSYGIPTAANHLPLNDQLFILQTELIKNAAEKGACVIVGRCADYILRERHDVLHVFLYADESFRSKRAIQTYGEDEKKIHEILIKKDKQRSNYYNFYSDTRWNDPQNYHLCLNTGALGIDNSVEMILKAYKIIQP from the coding sequence ATGAATATTATCACAATCTCCAGACAATATGGCAGCGGCGGTCGAGAAATTGGGAAAAAGCTCGCAAATAAACTGCAGGTTCCTTTTTTCGATAAAGAACTCATTATTATGGCTGCTAAAAAAAGTGGTATGAGCGAAGAGGTCTTTAAAAGCGTAGACGAACGAGCTGCTTCCAGCTTTCTCTATTCTCTGTGGATGAATGGCTATTCCTATGGAATTCCAACGGCTGCAAATCATCTTCCTCTTAATGATCAGCTTTTTATTCTTCAGACAGAACTGATTAAAAATGCCGCAGAAAAAGGGGCCTGTGTAATTGTTGGCCGCTGTGCAGATTATATTCTGCGCGAACGTCATGATGTATTACATGTTTTTCTCTATGCAGATGAATCATTCCGGTCAAAACGTGCCATCCAAACATATGGAGAAGATGAAAAAAAGATTCACGAAATTCTTATAAAAAAAGACAAACAGCGCTCCAACTACTATAATTTTTATAGTGATACTCGTTGGAATGATCCTCAAAATTATCACCTGTGCCTCAATACAGGTGCTCTGGGAATTGATAATTCCGTAGAAATGATTCTAAAAGCGTACAAAATTATTCAGCCTTAA
- the coaX gene encoding Type III pantothenate kinase, producing the protein MIVAIDVGNTNIVLGCMDAEKIYFTARLSTDASKTADEYALMIRTLFEMHGVERHEPEGGIISSVVPALSAALQEAVRKVCGKVPLLVGSGLKTGLNILMDNPAQLGADLVTEAVAASAEYPKPIIIFDVGTATTMCVVNANGSYIGGMIIPGPVVSLESLAAHASQLSHVSLEVPQRLIGKNTKECMQSGIVFSNAAMIDGIIDRVEAELKEQATVVATGGVAGVIIPFCNRRVILDDNLMLKGLWLLYQKNHKA; encoded by the coding sequence ATGATCGTCGCTATTGACGTAGGAAATACAAATATTGTACTGGGCTGTATGGATGCTGAAAAAATTTATTTTACAGCACGTTTATCAACAGATGCCAGCAAAACAGCAGATGAATATGCCCTTATGATTCGCACTTTATTTGAAATGCACGGGGTAGAGCGCCATGAACCGGAAGGAGGAATTATTTCTTCTGTGGTCCCAGCACTTTCTGCGGCATTGCAGGAAGCAGTCCGTAAAGTTTGTGGAAAAGTTCCGCTGCTGGTTGGTTCTGGATTGAAAACGGGGCTAAATATTCTGATGGACAATCCTGCCCAGTTAGGGGCAGATTTGGTGACTGAAGCGGTGGCAGCCAGTGCGGAATATCCTAAGCCGATTATCATTTTTGATGTGGGAACTGCAACAACTATGTGTGTTGTAAATGCAAATGGAAGTTATATTGGCGGGATGATTATTCCGGGTCCTGTTGTCAGTTTGGAGAGCCTTGCGGCACATGCCAGTCAGCTTTCTCATGTTAGCTTGGAGGTGCCTCAGCGCCTGATTGGCAAGAATACAAAGGAATGTATGCAGTCCGGAATCGTTTTTAGCAATGCCGCGATGATCGATGGGATTATTGATCGGGTAGAAGCGGAGTTAAAGGAGCAGGCAACGGTTGTTGCGACCGGTGGAGTCGCAGGTGTGATTATACCGTTCTGCAATCGCCGTGTTATTCTCGATGATAATTTGATGCTGAAAGGTTTATGGCTTTTATATCAGAAAAACCACAAAGCTTGA